From the Lathyrus oleraceus cultivar Zhongwan6 chromosome 4, CAAS_Psat_ZW6_1.0, whole genome shotgun sequence genome, one window contains:
- the LOC127075147 gene encoding DEAD-box ATP-dependent RNA helicase 22: protein MNVTRSALKLHLQTSPIRYQFFFSRFNNALRNPTSSSSLFNFKAKRFFSVTLPRQTQKQPFVGTAVSSTSSEDFKGRDTFFAEDNVSWSSLGLSDTISGALSSIGLKTPSLVQASSIPPVLSGKDVVIAAETGSGKTYSYLLPLIDKLRDAQEQSLDVVSDKEVYPPAGNILLVLCPNVQLCEQVVKMANSLCSDNGGTIVNAASICGRQGWPIREPDIIVTTPAALLNHVDVDRRRRMEFMRGVKYVVFDEADMLLCGSFQNKVIRLIQLLRYDEKLLSRSKTPVSELATKLEESSLSTDDALDLEGEDELPPEAISDEDDDDKEDIVIINDEAESVKKTRREWRRVRKHYERSKQYVFVAATLPVNGKKTAGALLKHMFSDAEWVSGNYLHRHNPRLKQRWIEVSVDTQVKELINAVNHGLESEDLDTDGGIHRTMVFANTVEAAEAVAKILNYTGLECLRYHKNCTLEERAQTLVDFHEKGGVLVCTDAAARGVDIPNVLHVIQADFATSAVDFLHRIGRTARAGQNGLVTSMYTESNRELVQAVRQAGELGLPVETAFSRKRSFRNKLKKKANADKVRDSAAIEKSVPA from the exons ATGAATGTTACTCGTTCTGCTCTGAAGCTCCATCTTCAAACCTCACCAATTCGCTACCAATTCTTCTTCTCACGCTTCAACAATGCTCTTCGCAATCCCACTTCGTCTTCTTCTCTGTTCAATTTCAAAGCAAAGCGCTTCTTTTCTGTAACCCTTCCACGCCAAACGCAGAAGCAACCCTTTGTTGGAACCGCCGTTTCATCAACTTCGTCGGAAGATTTCAAAGGCCGTGACACTTTCTTTGCTGAAGATAACGTTTCGTGGAGTTCACTTGGCTTATCTGATACAATCTCTGGTGCTCTCTCTAGTATTGGTCTTAAAACACCTTCTCTTGTTCAG GCTTCTTCTATACCACCTGTTTTGTCAGGGAAGGATGTAGTTATTGCCGCGGAGACCGGAAGTGGCAAGACATACAGTTATCTACTTCCTCTCATTGATAAGCTGAGGGACGCACAGGAACAATCTTTGGATGTTGTATCTGACAAAGAAGTCTATCCACCGGCTGGGAATATTCTACTTGTGCTTTGTCCAAATGTGCAACTGTGCGAGCAGGTAGTTAAGATGGCTAATAGTCTCTGTAGCGACAATGGTGGAACCATTGTTAATGCGGCGTCCATTTGTGGAAGACAG GGATGGCCGATTCGGGAACCTGATATCATTGTGACAACACCTGCTGCTCTTCTCAATCATGTTGACGTTGATAGAAGGCGGCGCATGGAATTTATGCGCGGTGTCAAATATGTG GTGTTTGATGAAGCTGATATGCTTCTTTGTGGAAGCTTCCAGAATAAAGTAATCCGCCTCATTCAATTACTCCGCTATGATGAAAAACTCTTGTCTCGATCAAAAACACCAGTATCAGAGTTGGCAACGAAGCTGGAGGAATCTTCTTTGTCGACGGACGATGCTTTGGATTTGGAAGGTGAAGATGAACTTCCACCTGAAGCCATCTCAGACGAAGATGATGATGATAAAGAGGATATTGTCATTATTAATGACGAAGCTGAATCTGTTAAGAAAACAAGAAGAGAGTGGAGGAGAGTGAGGAAACATTATGAGCGTAGTAAACAGTATGTTTTTGTTGCAGCTACACTTCCAGTGAATGGAAAGAAAACAGCTGGTGCATTATTAAAACACATGTTTTCTGATGCTGAGTGGGTTAGTGGAAACTATCTTCATCGTCACAATCCAAG ATTGAAGCAAAGATGGATAGAAGTGAGCGTTGATACACAGGTGAAAGAACTCATAAATGCTGTGAATCACGGTTTAGAATCTGAAGATTTGGATACTGATGGTGGCATTCATAGAACAATGGTGTTTGCCAACACTGTTGAGGCTGCTGAAGCTGTGGCAAAGATATTGAACTATACTGGGCTTGAATGTTTACGTTATCATAAGAATTGCACATTGGAAGAGCGAGCACAGACATTAGTTGATTTCCACGAGAAAGGTGGTGTTCTTGTATGTACTGATGCAGCTGCTCGTGGTGTGGATATTCCAAATGTCTTGCATGTTATTCAG GCGGATTTTGCTACTTCTGCTGTAGACTTTTTGCATAGGATCGGTCGTACAGCTAGAGCTGGTCAAAACGGACTAGTTACTAGCATGTACACCGAGTCCAACAGGGAGCTTGTACAGGCAGTTCGTCAAGCAGGGGAACTCGGTCTACCTGTG GAGACCGCATTTAGCAGGAAAAGAAGCTTCCGTAACAAGCTTAAAAAGAAAG CAAATGCTGACAAAGTTAGAGATTCAGCAGCCATTGAAAAGAGTGTTCCAGCTTGA
- the LOC127075148 gene encoding gibberellin-regulated protein 3 encodes MEKKRICLTFLLMITALLFCMAKVSCADSSVHIQEQFTDFEVVKGPNRRLLLFVDCRTRCNVRCSKHSRKNVCMRACATCCLRCKCVPPGTYGKRELCGKCYTGMTTHGNKPKCP; translated from the exons ATGGAGAAGAAAAGGATATGTTTGACATTTCTGCTTATGATAACTGCATTGTTGTTCTGCATGGCTAAG GTATCATGTGCTGATTCTAGTGTCCACATTCAAGAACAATTCACTGATTTTGAG GTTGTAAAAGGACCTAATAGAAGGCTTTTGTTATTTGTTG ACTGTAGAACAAGGTGCAATGTGAGGTGTAGTAAGCATTCAAGGAAAAACGTTTGCATGAGAGCTTGTGCAACATGTTGTTTGAGATGCAAGTGTGTTCCTCCAGGTACTTATGGTAAGAGAGAATTGTGTGGAAAGTGTTACACTGGTATGACTACTCATGGCAACAAGCCCAAGTGCCCCTAG